A single window of Eucalyptus grandis isolate ANBG69807.140 chromosome 1, ASM1654582v1, whole genome shotgun sequence DNA harbors:
- the LOC104440371 gene encoding probable galacturonosyltransferase 10 yields MRRRAADFRRPPRRRWPNVVWWTLCGILVLLFIVILSKDSQIESRPSMSKRYYQRDKIMEGLNITDEMLSPNSVTRQISDQISLAKAFVVIAKESNNLQFAWELSAQIRNSQVLLSNAATRRTTLTVKESETSIRDMALLLFQAQQLHYDSATMIMRLKARIQALEEQMGSVNEKSSKYGQIAAEEIPKSLYCLGVRLTTEWFKRPNLQKLDEGRKMDAKLTDSNLFHFCVFSDNILATSVVVNSTSVNSKNPDKVVFHLVTDEINYAPMKAWFNMNDFRGVTVDVQKFEDFSWLNASYVPVLKQLQDSETQSYYFSGSNDGSKTPIKFRNPKYLSMLNHLRFYIPEVFPALNKLVFLDDDVVVQKDLSGLFSIDLNGNVNGAVETCMETFHRYHKYLNYSHPLIRENFDPDACGWAFGMNVFDLVEWRRRNVTGIYHYWQENNVDRTLWKLGTLPPGLLTFYGLTEPLDPSWHVLGLGYTNVNPQLIEKGAVLHYNGNSKPWLKIGMEKYKPLWEKYVDYTHPLLQQCNFH; encoded by the exons ATGAGGCGAAGGGCCGCGGATTTCCGGCGGCCCCCGAGGCGGCGGTGGCCCAACGTGGTGTGGTGGACATTGTGCGGCATTCTCGTCTTGCTCTTCATCGTGATCCTGAGCAAGGACAGTCAAATCGAATCCAGGCCTTCCATGTCCAAG AGATATTACCAGCGTGATAAAATCATGGAAGGCCTTAACATTACTGATGAAATGTTGAGCCCTAATTCCGTCACAAGACAAATCAGTGATCAGATATCTCTGGCAAAAGCTTTTGTAGTGATTGCAAAAGAAAGTAACAATCTACAGTTTGCTTGGGAATTGAGTGCTCAGATTCGTAATTCACAGGTCCTCCTCTCTAATGCTGCAACTAGACGAACCACCCTGACGGTTAAAGAATCAGAAACTTCAATCCGTGATATGGCATTGTTGCTTTTCCAAGCCCAACAACTTCACTATGATAGTGCAACCATGATCATGAGACTTAAAGCTAGAATCCAAGCTCTTGAAGAACAGATGGGTTCAGTAAATGAGAAGAGCTCAAAGTATGGCCAGATTGCTGCAGAAGAAATACCGAAAAGCTTATACTGCCTGGGAGTTAGGTTAACAACCGAATGGTTCAAAAGACCAAACTTACAGAAGCTTGATGAAGGACGTAAGATGGATGCAAAACTTACGGATAGCAATCTCTTCCATTTCTGCGTGTTTTCCGACAATATCCTTGCAACTTCAGTTGTGGTGAACTCAACCTCTGTAAATTCAAAAAATCCTGATAAGGTTGTCTTCCATCTGGTGACTGATGAGATAAATTATGCACCAATGAAGGCATGGTTCAATATGAATGATTTTCGAGGAGTCACTGTTGATGTCCAAAAGTTTGAAGACTTCAGCTGGTTAAATGCTTCCTATGTTCCTGTTCTAAAGCAGCTCCAGGACTCTGAAACTCAAAGCTATTACTTCTCCGGCAGTAATGATGGGAGTAAGACGCCCATCAAGTTTCGGAACCCTAAGTACCTATCCATGCTTAACCATTTAAGGTTCTATATCCCAGAAGTATTTCCTGCACTGAACAAACTCGTTTTTCTGGACGACGATGTCGTGGTGCAGAAAGATCTGTCTGGACTTTTCTCCATCGATTTGAATGGCAATGTCAATGGAGCTGTAGAAACATGCATGGAAACTTTTCATCGGTACCATAAGTATTTGAATTACTCCCACCCTCTCATACGAGAGAACTTTGATCCCGATGCGTGCGGATGGGCATTTGGGATGAATGTGTTTGATTTGGTGGAATGGAGGCGGAGGAACGTTACAGGTATCTACCATTACTGGCAGGAAAACAACGTGGATCGTACATTGTGGAAACTCGGGACTCTCCCACCAGGGTTGTTAACTTTCTATGGGCTTACCGAGCCCTTGGATCCCTCGTGGCACGTGTTGGGGCTTGGCTATACAAATGTGAATCCTCAGTTAATAGAGAAGGGGGCTGTCCTGCACTATAACGGCAACTCAAAGCCGTGGTTGAAGATTGGGATGGAAAAATACAAGCCTCTTTGGGAAAAATATGTTGATTACACTCACCCTCTATTACAACAGTGCAATTTTCACTGA